accagaggggaagggaagggtggagggataaattgggagttcaggatttgcagacactaactactatttataaaatagataaacaacaagttcatactgtatagcacagggaactatattcagtatcttgtaatgacctataatgagaaagaataggaaaaggaatatatgtatgcatacctATGattgaaacattgtgctgtacaccacaaactgacacaacattataaactgactatactccaattttaaaaaagggaaaaacatcaGTGGAAGTAGGGTGACTAAAGACCTGCAGGAAAATattgaggaagaaaacagaaacaagatgTACAGAGAAGATACACCTTTCCTAGTAATAGCTCTTGAGAAgcatttggtttggttttgagcAAGCATGTGGCATAAGTCCTTGTTTCCCCAAAGAAAATCATATACTGCTGTCCCTGGGAAGATCATAGGACTAACTTGTGTGGtgttaagaaaggagaaaatattaaaataatgagatgtGGATCATGGTCACTTTACAAAACATGCCACATATTTTCATGTTgcaattattaaagaaaaggggagaaaatattctttcaagAATATAATGCCTGTACTCAGTGAGCACGGAAACAGACAGACTGGTTTACCAACATGTTCAACGGCTGGGTTCCAAGGAGATGGAGGgtttttaaaaggaacattttgaaaaagCGACTTTCCAAACACTTGACCATGGTTATGAAAGTGATACAAAATTAGGATTCAAACAATGTTTCCCAAAGTTCAGTTATACAATATTTGAGCTCAAGGATGTCTCAGAGAGCCAACAGTACAAACCTTTAATTTTCTTGATATGGAAACTGTGATAGGAGGAGGGGTCAAAGATTGTCTAAGTAGCCTAACCTGGCGCTGCCTATTGGCAGGACCAGGACAAGAACTCAGAAATCTGACCTCAGTGCTCTTTTTCCTCCACCTCTGCATCTCAGTTGTCTTGAGGAAGTAATAAACAAGGAGCCTAATATTTGCATAGATTTTGACTTATCCAATAAATACTTAGATGACTTCACTCTCTCCATTTCCTACGTTCTATAGAAACATTGAAAGAGTGCTGTATCTCCTTGTTTTTGCCCCTCCACTTAAACCCTGCTGCCCCGGAAGCCTGCCCACAAACTCCTGACACCACACAGCCCACTGCCACCGCTCCACTCATCCTTCCTCAAAACCGCACCCCTTGCCTGCATTCAGTCACTCTTGGTACAAATCGACAGTGGGTGTCCGCAGTGAGAAGATCTCCCGACTCAGGATAAGCTTCAGTGCCTTTCTGAACCACCGGTAGGAAAAGACGTAGATGATCGGGTTGCAGGCTGAGTTGAAGTAAGCAAGCCAGATGAAGACGTTGAAGACCAGCGGTGGCGTGATGAAGTTAAGGAGGCTGTCGACCATCGTGTCGATGGTGAAAGGAAGCCAGCACAAGAGGTACACGCCCACGGCGATGCCCAGGGTCTTGGCAGCTTTTCTTTCACGCTtggcagccccagccaggctTTTGCTTAAGCTGTTGATCTGCTGAGCCTGCCTGCTAGCAACCACGAAGATCTTCACATACAAGCTGATCATGATGAGGCAGGGGAAGAAGAACATAGGAAAGTTTAACCAGCCCCAAAACTTATTGAACAGCAGCTGACAACTGCCCACACAAGGCATCTCTTCCAGCCATTGGCTGAGCCCTCTCTCCACCACGTCTGCGTAGAGTAAGAAGGCAGTGTATGCTGCTggcaccccccaccctgccaggATGTACCTGAGGGCCACCCTGACTGTGACCTTGGAGGGATAGAGCAGGGGCTCACAGATGGCACAGTGGCGGTCAATGGAAATGAAACAGAGATGGAAGATGGAGGTGAGGCAGAAGAGGGTGTCCAGGTAGGTGTGCAGGCGGCAGAAGAAGCCTCCGAAGAACCAGCAGCTCTCTACTGAGCGGACGGTGCTGAGGGGCAGCACCAGCAGACGCAGAAACATGTCAGCCAGGGCCAGGGAAAGCAGCAGGAAGTTGGTGGGAGTGTGAAGCGCTTTGAAGTAGGACACAGCGAACACCACAAACAAATTTCCTAGGACCGTAATCAGCACGCCTGCTGCACAGGCCAGGTAGATGGCCCCCTGGAT
This portion of the Camelus ferus isolate YT-003-E chromosome 8, BCGSAC_Cfer_1.0, whole genome shotgun sequence genome encodes:
- the TAAR5 gene encoding trace amine-associated receptor 5; its protein translation is MSVVLNQGAEKHPITFCYQVNGSCPRTVHPLGIQGAIYLACAAGVLITVLGNLFVVFAVSYFKALHTPTNFLLLSLALADMFLRLLVLPLSTVRSVESCWFFGGFFCRLHTYLDTLFCLTSIFHLCFISIDRHCAICEPLLYPSKVTVRVALRYILAGWGVPAAYTAFLLYADVVERGLSQWLEEMPCVGSCQLLFNKFWGWLNFPMFFFPCLIMISLYVKIFVVASRQAQQINSLSKSLAGAAKRERKAAKTLGIAVGVYLLCWLPFTIDTMVDSLLNFITPPLVFNVFIWLAYFNSACNPIIYVFSYRWFRKALKLILSREIFSLRTPTVDLYQE